In Actinomycetota bacterium, the genomic window AGGGTCGGGGTGAGCCCCTCGAGGACCTCGTCCAGGTCGGGTGCGTGGGTCTGCTGAAGGCGGTCGAGGGGTTCGACGGGTCCCGCGGGGTGGCGTTCGAGAACTACGCGGTGGTGACGGTGATCGGCGAGATCAAGCACCACTTCCGGCAGATGCGGTGGAGCCTCCAGGTGCCGCGGCGGCTCCAGGAGGCCGGGCATCGGATCCGGGAGGTGCGCGGCGTCCTCGCCCAGGACCTCGGACGCG contains:
- a CDS encoding sigma-70 family RNA polymerase sigma factor; translated protein: MPAASGRAMMTAPAARSIVQEGVAVSDEVDVYSAPGLPSSPEGGTLTDRYLPLVRKIATRFEGRGEPLEDLVQVGCVGLLKAVEGFDGSRGVAFENYAVVTVIGEIKHHFRQMRWSLQVPRRLQEAGHRIREVRGVLAQDLGR